In the genome of Planctomycetaceae bacterium, the window GGCGGCGACCTTCTGCGGGCCGACAAACACGATGACCTCGTCGGCGAGTTTCTGCTCCAGCACGCTGGTCAGCACGGCCGAGCCGCCCTCGATCAGGACGCTGATCCAACCGCGGCGGCCCAGTTCATCGAGCAGCGCGCCGAGGTCGAGTCCCTTTTCGGCGGCGGGCAATTCGATGATCTCTGCCCCGCGGCTGCGGAGGCGCTGGGCGACGAGGGGCTTGGCGGCCGCGGCGCCGGGGGCGGTGACGATGATTAGCTTTGCGCGGTCGGTGGTGGCGGCGAGTTGGCACTCGATGGGCGTTCTCAGCGACGAGTCGAGCACGATGCGGGCGGGCTGTCCGCCCTTGCCGCTGCGGTTTCCCAGGTGCGGGTTGTCGGCCAGCAGCGTGCCGATGCCGACGACGACGCCGTCGCACCAGGCGCGGATCTGGTGGACGCGGTCGCGGCTGGCGCGGGAGGAGATCCACCGCCCGCCGCCGGGGGGCATGGCCATGTATCCATCGGTGGTCTGGGCCCACTTGCAGATGACCCAGGGGCGCCCGGTGGTGCGGTGCTTGACGTAGGCGGCCAGGAGCTGGCGGGCCTGGTCCTGCATGACGCCGACCTCGGTGACGATGCCGGCCTTCTTGAGCGCGGCGATGCCCTGGCCTGACACTTTCGGATCGGGGTCGACCATGGCGGCGACTACTCGGGCGAGTTTGGCGTCGATCAGCGCAGCGGTGCAGGGCGGGGTCTTGCCCTGGTGGCAGCAGGGTTCGAGGGTGACGTACATCGTGGCCCCGGCCGGATTGATGCCGGCGGCGCGGGCGGCGGAGAGGGCTTCGATTTCCGCGTGGGGTCCGCCGAACTTCTTGTGCCATCCGCGCGCCAGCTCGACGCCGTCGCGCACGACAACGGCCCCGACCATCGGGTTGGGCTCGACCTCGCCCCGCCCGCGGGCGGCGCACTCCAGCGCCAGGGTCATAAACTTGATGTCGTCAGCCATTGGCACCCATCTATACGTTCGATTGCGGATTTCGGATTGCGGATTCTATGGAGTGCGGCAGCCTTAGCTGCCGCTTTTGCAGTTTTCCGCAATCAAACAACTTCCAAAGCGGCAGCTATGGCTGCCGCACTCCATAGGTCCTACTTAATGAACTCGTTCAGGATATTCTCCAGCAGTTCCACGCGGCCGGACTCGTTGGCGTCGGCTTCGCCCTTCTTGAGCATGTACTGCTGCAGCTCGCGCAGACCGACCTGGCGCTTTTCGATCTTGGCGCCGATGCCTTTGTCCCAGCTCGCGTAGCGCTTGGCGACGAACTTGTCCATCGCCCCGCTCTTGCGGATGGCGGCGGCGATCTTGAGCCCGCGGGCGAAAGCGTCCATCGCCCCGATGTGGGCGTAGAACAGGTCGACCGGCTCGAAGCTCTCGCGCGCCACGTGGGCGTCGAAGTTCAATCCGCCGGTGGTGAACCCGCCGGCCTTGAGGATCGTCAGCATCGCCATCGTCGCGTCGTAGATGTCGGTGGGGAACTGGTCGGTGTCCCAGCCCAGCAGCAGGTCGCCGCGGTTGGCGTCGACGGAACCGAGCATGCCCAGCGCCGCGGCCGTCTCGAGCTCGTGGTGGAACGTGTGCCCGGCCAGCGTGGCGTGGTTGGCCTCGACGTTGAACTGGAAATGCTTGTCCAGGCCGTTGCGGACGAGGAACCCGTACACCGTCATGCAGTCGAAGTCGTACTGGTGCTTGGTGGGTTCCTTGGGCTTGGGCTCGATGTAGAACTGGCCCTTGAAGCCGATCTGCTTCTTGTAGTCCACCGCAAGCTGCAGCAGGCGGGCCATGTGGTCGAGCTCGCGCGGCATGTTGGTGTTGAGCAGGCTCTTGTAGCCTTCGCGCCCGCCCCAGAACACGTAACCCTGGCCGCCGAGTTCCTTGGTCACTTCCAGCGCCTTGGCGACCTGCGCGCCGGCGTAAGCGAAGACGTCGGCGTTGCAGCTCGTGCCGGCCCCGTGCATGAAGCGCGGGTGCGAGAACAGGCAGGCGGTGCCCCAGAGCAGCTTGACGCCGGTGCGGTCCTGCTCGGACTTGAGGACCTTGACGACCGCGTCGAGGTTCTTGTTGGTTTCGGAGAGGGTGCCCGCTTCGGGGGCCACGTCGCGGTCATGGAAGCAGTAGAAGTCCACGCCGAGCTTGGTGAAGAACTCAAATGCCGCCTTCACGCGCGCCTGCGCGTTGGCGACGCTGCTGGTGCCGTCGTCCCAGGGCATCTGGCGCGTGGGCCCGCCGAACTGGTCGGAGCAGCCGTTGCGGAAAGCGTGCCAGTAGGCCACCGCGAAACGCAGGTGGTCCTTCATGGACTTGCCTTCGATCTTTTCCTTGGCGTTGTAGTGCTTGAACGCCAGCGGGTTCTTGGAGTCCGGACCTTCATACTTGATCTTCGCAATTCCGGGAAAGGCTTCGGCCATGATGTACTCTCCTTCAAGTCCTTAGCGCCGCGATGGGCGGCCCTGTGTCGTCTCGTGATC includes:
- the ribD gene encoding bifunctional diaminohydroxyphosphoribosylaminopyrimidine deaminase/5-amino-6-(5-phosphoribosylamino)uracil reductase RibD; its protein translation is MADDIKFMTLALECAARGRGEVEPNPMVGAVVVRDGVELARGWHKKFGGPHAEIEALSAARAAGINPAGATMYVTLEPCCHQGKTPPCTAALIDAKLARVVAAMVDPDPKVSGQGIAALKKAGIVTEVGVMQDQARQLLAAYVKHRTTGRPWVICKWAQTTDGYMAMPPGGGRWISSRASRDRVHQIRAWCDGVVVGIGTLLADNPHLGNRSGKGGQPARIVLDSSLRTPIECQLAATTDRAKLIIVTAPGAAAAKPLVAQRLRSRGAEIIELPAAEKGLDLGALLDELGRRGWISVLIEGGSAVLTSVLEQKLADEVIVFVGPQKVAAPAATLPRLDIAQLQNALPLTCLGETAVDIDRMLRFQFRH
- the xylA gene encoding xylose isomerase, whose product is MAEAFPGIAKIKYEGPDSKNPLAFKHYNAKEKIEGKSMKDHLRFAVAYWHAFRNGCSDQFGGPTRQMPWDDGTSSVANAQARVKAAFEFFTKLGVDFYCFHDRDVAPEAGTLSETNKNLDAVVKVLKSEQDRTGVKLLWGTACLFSHPRFMHGAGTSCNADVFAYAGAQVAKALEVTKELGGQGYVFWGGREGYKSLLNTNMPRELDHMARLLQLAVDYKKQIGFKGQFYIEPKPKEPTKHQYDFDCMTVYGFLVRNGLDKHFQFNVEANHATLAGHTFHHELETAAALGMLGSVDANRGDLLLGWDTDQFPTDIYDATMAMLTILKAGGFTTGGLNFDAHVARESFEPVDLFYAHIGAMDAFARGLKIAAAIRKSGAMDKFVAKRYASWDKGIGAKIEKRQVGLRELQQYMLKKGEADANESGRVELLENILNEFIK